A genomic window from Salvia miltiorrhiza cultivar Shanhuang (shh) chromosome 5, IMPLAD_Smil_shh, whole genome shotgun sequence includes:
- the LOC130985829 gene encoding uncharacterized protein LOC130985829, protein MDGVDRAVRRPSLKERLGLKGLGCCGPTWGLGPTTMSVRDDEEEEEDGPGAETETVNAAHNPIQSGPMIPPCVAQSPGMNLAAALAAERQLRAALEFDIGGGGLSPRARASPGNARRVSLMRLLEETDGCGDGRKEGESDWVCCVCMGRKKGAAFIPCGHTFCRVCSRELWLNRGSCPLCNRSILEILDIY, encoded by the coding sequence ATGGACGGCGTGGATCGGGCGGTGAGAAGGCCGAGTCTCAAGGAACGGCTGGGATTGAAGGGGCTGGGCTGCTGCGGGCCGACGTGGGGCCTGGGCCCCACCACCATGAGCGTGCGggatgatgaagaagaagaagaagatgggcCTGGAGCAGAAACCGAGACCGTCAACGCGGCCCACAATCCAATCCAAAGCGGGCCGATGATTCCGCCGTGCGTGGCCCAGTCTCCCGGGATGAACCTGGCGGCGGCGCTGGCCGCGGAGAGGCAGCTGAGGGCGGCGCTGGAGTTTGACATCGGCGGAGGTGGTCTAAGCCCGAGGGCGAGGGCGAGCCCGGGAAATGCAAGGAGGGTGTCGTTGATGAGACTGTTGGAGGAGACGGACGGGTGTGGCGATGGGAGGAAAGAAGGAGAAAGTGATTGGGTGTGCTGCGTGTGCATGGGAAGGAAGAAAGGCGCGGCCTTCATACCATGTGGCCACACTTTTTGCAGGGTGTGTTCGAGGGAGCTGTGGTTGAACCGAGGCTCTTGTCCCCTCTGCAACCGCTCCATTCTTGAGATTCTCGACATATACTAA